ATGCGTTTTCTGTACGTTGTGTCAGGAGTTTATAACTTTGATTATTTAATTATTTATCAAAAAACAAACAGGAGAAAAAAATGAATATAAAAGCAATAATTTCAAACAAAAAAAATATTTTAATATTGGCATTTTCCTTGCTGATTTGTGAAATAGTCTGGGCAATCGGTGTATTTACAGACAAATTTGTCATAAATGATGCGTCTTTAGTTTGGTACAAATATCTTTTTAAACCTGCCTTCAATCCTTCTGTGTCGTTTTATCAAGTGGTTTGGCTGATTATATCTTTATTAACAGGTATAGCCCTGTATTTTATCTTAAACAGCAAAAATACAGACCAGCAAGTCTTTCTGGACAAACTTAAAAAAATAGGCATAAATCCCGAGCCGTATTCAGGCAAGAGCAACAAAAAACTCGCACTAATTTTATTTGGCATTCAACTTATTCTAAGCGCGCTTATTATACCTGCGTTTTTTGGTTTAATGTCTAATTTTGGCGGCTTGGCAACAGCATTTCTGGTGTGTTTATCAGCATTTGCAGTGTTTTATAACTTCTACAAAATATCAATACCCGCAGCTTTTTTGATGGTTCCGTCGGTTTTATGGTCTGCTTACCTTGTGGGGTTATATTTTACTTTCTGGTTATTTAATAATGCCGCGTTGACAATATGGCTTTCTAACCATATAAAATAGTATAATTTGCAAGAGTATTTTTTGTCATGCTGAGTGAAACAAAGCATCTGTACATTTGAGAATTAAGTCTATAAGCCTATAACTTTTAGAAGTGATACTTTTCAGGAAAATCCGTCTTTGCCGGTTTTCTTGAAAACAAACTCATTTTAGCCCAATTAGACAGATTCTTCGGCTTTGCCTCAGAATGACATCTTTGTGTTTTTACTTGATAGACTGGAATTTAGTATTATATCCTTACTAAAACATGTATAATAAAATGTTAGGCAAATGGCATTAAAAAAATAAATTTCTAATAAAATCCTAATTATTTGTTGACTTATTGATGTTATATTCTAACAAGAAAGATTCAAAAAAGGGGTACATGGTGCTTATAACAAATAATTTTTGTTTATTATCCTGTTATAAAGCTAAAATTCAACCTGATAAAGATATTGCATCTTTAGAGTCCAAGCCCTATTTTCAAAATGCAAACATAAATAATGGCGATTCCCCGTTTAAAAAGAATGCATGTACTGCCTTAAAAAATACAACATTAGCTTTTTCGGGATATAAATACAAATTTAATGTCGAAGAGCTGATAGATATACTGGCACCGGCAATCGGGACTAAGAACATACCTCTTTTAAAACATTCTTATGCAACTTCCCTGTACGCAGAAGCACTTGCAAAAGCCGTTAAACTTCCTTTAATTAAGGTTAAAGACGTAAAAATAGCCGCTTTTTTTCATGATATAGGCAAACTGATTTGTTCAGAACAATCTTTTTCCAACATAAATATAATGAAAGACGAAAACAAATATCCTCAACACTCTGAAGTGGGAAGAATTTGGCTTAATCAAGTTCTTGGCATGAAAAATAGAGGAATAGATTCTCTAATAGGCAATCTATTTGATAATGACGGAAAAAATATTATTGATAAAATAATTCCTGTTGCAGATGCTTTTGATTCAATTACAGTGCCTAAATATCCTGACAGCGAGATAATGCACCATTTGCAGGCAATAGAAGAATTAAGAAATAAAAAAGGAAAAAACTTTGATCCCGTTCTTGTCGATAAATTTACAGAAATAATTTCAGAAAATGATTTTGACTTATTTAAAAAAGTCCAATCAGCAGTTTATAGAAGAACAGAAGATTTTAAAATTGATTTTTGCCTTGATGAAAAAGTAGAACCGGCAACAAAAATCAGAAATTTGTTAAATCCGTTGATTTCCGGAGAAATATACAGAAAAACAATAGCAAAAGAAATAGGCTGCAAACCTGTTGATTTAAAGGCTGTTATTGGTCCTGACGAATTGAGCGAAGAAATCAAAAAGTTAAAACCGGAAAATTTTGATCCTGCCAATTCGGATACAGGAATTTTTTCCGTTAATCTTCATACTCACACAACAGCATCAGACGGCAAGTTTACCCCCGAAACATTTTTTAAAGAAGTTGATAAACAGGTTCAAAAATTAAACGAGTCAGGACAAAAAAAGAATTTTATTGTTGCCGTTACAGATCATGACACACTTGAAGGTGTAAAAGACTGCCTTAAATATATTGCAGAAGAATCACAGAAAAATCCCGACAGGTTTGAGCACATAAAATTTGTTCCCGGTATTGAAATAAATTCTATTTATAACAATCCAAAATATTTCAATAAACCTGTACAACTTGAAATACTTGGCTATTGCGTTAATCCGTTCGATGATAAATTAGTCAAAATGCTAAAAAAAGTTGAAGGGGGCAATAGAAATTTAATAAATGGGATAATAACTGATGCAAGTGATAAACATGGCATAGATATTACGGATTTTGAAGAAAGAAAAAATTATAATACCGCATTGAGAACAGCAGGCGGACCGGGAATAAGATATGAGCTTAATAAATATTTACAGAGCAAAGGGCTTGATGACCAACAGGTCAGCGCTCTTTTT
This region of bacterium genomic DNA includes:
- a CDS encoding TspO/MBR family protein yields the protein MNIKAIISNKKNILILAFSLLICEIVWAIGVFTDKFVINDASLVWYKYLFKPAFNPSVSFYQVVWLIISLLTGIALYFILNSKNTDQQVFLDKLKKIGINPEPYSGKSNKKLALILFGIQLILSALIIPAFFGLMSNFGGLATAFLVCLSAFAVFYNFYKISIPAAFLMVPSVLWSAYLVGLYFTFWLFNNAALTIWLSNHIK
- a CDS encoding HD domain-containing protein, which translates into the protein MVLITNNFCLLSCYKAKIQPDKDIASLESKPYFQNANINNGDSPFKKNACTALKNTTLAFSGYKYKFNVEELIDILAPAIGTKNIPLLKHSYATSLYAEALAKAVKLPLIKVKDVKIAAFFHDIGKLICSEQSFSNINIMKDENKYPQHSEVGRIWLNQVLGMKNRGIDSLIGNLFDNDGKNIIDKIIPVADAFDSITVPKYPDSEIMHHLQAIEELRNKKGKNFDPVLVDKFTEIISENDFDLFKKVQSAVYRRTEDFKIDFCLDEKVEPATKIRNLLNPLISGEIYRKTIAKEIGCKPVDLKAVIGPDELSEEIKKLKPENFDPANSDTGIFSVNLHTHTTASDGKFTPETFFKEVDKQVQKLNESGQKKNFIVAVTDHDTLEGVKDCLKYIAEESQKNPDRFEHIKFVPGIEINSIYNNPKYFNKPVQLEILGYCVNPFDDKLVKMLKKVEGGNRNLINGIITDASDKHGIDITDFEERKNYNTALRTAGGPGIRYELNKYLQSKGLDDQQVSALFKGKIVANDYTPHTPDIETVLNSTRGAMTGIAHPSRIKISDKIIENKAVSETLKEKEIAMLRLFKDFAGLGGDSAESNYQHDPQYLRSDEGFKRIINLFPVFCEKVGLLKTGGVDNHGLTLLKRD